The following proteins are co-located in the Engraulis encrasicolus isolate BLACKSEA-1 chromosome 2, IST_EnEncr_1.0, whole genome shotgun sequence genome:
- the LOC134461988 gene encoding peripheral myelin protein 22-like → MLIVLVGVMILHLLDLILLIIATALNAWIVDGDHSADLWYGCTSKNGGYHCKQSISEDWLQAVQALMVLSVLFCLLSFVFFLCQLFTLVKGGRFYFTAIFQILASLFVMSGAIIYTVMNTAPETSTYGHAYVLAWVAFPISLVSGLIYIVLRKKE, encoded by the exons ATGCTGATCGTTCTAGTTGGAGTTATGATCCTTCACCTGTTGGATTTGATCCTACTGATTATTGCCACAGCCCTGAAT GCGTGGATAGTGGATGGTGACCATAGTGCAGACTTATGGTACGGATGCACTTCAAAGAATGGAGGATACCACTGTAAACAGTCCATCAGTGAAG ACTGGCTCCAGGCAGTGCAGGCCCTCATGGTCCTGTCCGTGCTCTTCTGCCTGCTGTCCTTCGTCTTCTTCCTGTGCCAGCTCTTCACCCTGGTCAAGGGAGGACGCTTCTACTTCACTGCCATCTTCCAGATCCTCGCTA gcttgttTGTGATGAGCGGGGCCATCATCTACACAGTGATGAACACGGCTCCGGAGACGAGCACCTACGGGCACGCCTATGTGCTGGCCTGGGTGGCCTTCCCAATCTCGCTGGTCAGCGGCCTTATCTACATCGTCCTCAGGAAGAAGGAGTGA